A portion of the Trichomycterus rosablanca isolate fTriRos1 chromosome 17, fTriRos1.hap1, whole genome shotgun sequence genome contains these proteins:
- the LOC134331671 gene encoding zinc finger protein 319 codes for MYNGRMTEAWQQQHAVAPPPVSHPLLQGAENPLGSAVYGIVLPADPAMQQTQHGQHSQQHPVPAQQPSLQVGSEGGHKCGACGHDISHLANPHEHQCMVSQDRSFQCTQCLKIFSQATDLLEHQCVQVEQKPFVCGVCKMGFSLLTSLAQHHNEHSTGNNPMKCSICEKTYRPDSTTSNPPQASTGETSSNGGEAMGSSSSTAFEGSDRPYKCSVCSKAFRHLSELSRHERVHTGEKPYKCNTCEKSFSQASHLAHHQRTHSADRPYKCSVCEKTFKHRQHLVRHMYAHSGEHLFKCNLCELHFKESSELLHHQCQPAGERPFRCTTCGKTFKRPSDLRQHERTHSEERPFQCEECQMSFKQQYALVRHRRTHKNPADRPFKCNQCDKGFLQPSHLLYHQHVHGIENLFKCAACQKGFRQSGELLRHKCGEAGTASSAPEKPYKCDVCGKGYKKSSTLQRHQNSHCTEKPLKCSLCGRRFQSSSDFVQHHCDPAREKPMKCSDCERRFKYSSELQRHRRVHTGEKPFKCPTCDKAFKQREHLAKHGIVHSREAQFKCVWCGECFGELGALQEHTVQHTAEGGGYPVDPCVQ; via the coding sequence ATGTACAACGGAAGGATGACGGAGGCATGGCAGCAGCAGCATGCAGTAGCCCCACCTCCTGTGTCACATCCTCTTCTTCAAGGGGCAGAAAATCCTCTTGGCAGTGCAGTGTATGGCATTGTACTGCCGGCAGATCCTGCCATGCAGCAGACCCAGCACGGCCAACATAGCCAGCAGCACCCCGTGCCAGCCCAACAGCCCTCCCTGCAAGTCGGCAGTGAGGGGGGGCACAAATGTGGAGCTTGCGGCCATGATATATCCCACCTGGCAAACCCACATGAGCACCAGTGTATGGTGAGTCAGGATCGCTCCTTTCAGTGCACCCAGTGCCTGAAGATCTTCAGTCAGGCCACTGATTTGCTAGAGCATCAGTGTGTCCAGGTAGAACAAAAACCATTTGTGTGCGGAGTGTGCAAAATGGGATTCTCCCTGCTCACCTCACTGGCCCAACATCACAACGAGCATTCAACTGGTAACAACCCTATGAAGTGCTCCATCTGTGAAAAAACCTACAGGCCAGATTCTACCACCTCCAACCCACCACAGGCATCGACTGGAGAGACATCTAGTAATGGCGGAGAAGCTATGGGCTCTTCCTCCTCTACTGCGTTTGAGGGCTCTGACAGGCCCTACAAGTGCTCTGTGTGCTCTAAGGCTTTCCGTCACCTATCCGAGCTCTCTCGCCATGAGCGAGTCCACACAGGTGAGAAACCCTACAAATGCAACACCTGTGAGAAGAGCTTTAGTCAGGCATCTCATTTGGCACATCATCAGCGCACTCATAGTGCAGACCGCCCCTACAAATGCTCTGTCTGCGAGAAGACCTTCAAGCATCGGCAGCACCTTGTCCGACACATGTACGCTCACTCCGGTGAGCACTTGTTCAAGTGCAACCTGTGTGAGCTCCACTTTAAAGAATCATCTGAGCTGCTGCACCACCAGTGTCAACCTGCAGGTGAACGACCCTTCCGCTGCACAACTTGCGGTAAGACCTTCAAGCGGCCGTCGGATCTGCGGCAGCACGAACGAACCCACTCAGAGGAAAGGCCCTTTCAGTGCGAAGAGTGCCAGATGAGTTTCAAGCAGCAATATGCCCTTGTACGACATCGTCGCACTCACAAGAACCCCGCCGATCGGCCCTTTAAGTGCAACCAGTGCGACAAGGGATTTCTGCAGCCATCCCACCTTTTGTATCATCAGCATGTCCATGGCATTGAGAACCTGTTCAAGTGTGCTGCTTGCCAAAAGGGCTTCAGACAGTCTGGGGAGCTGCTTAGACACAAGTGTGGAGAAGCTGGGACAGCCTCCAGTGCACCTGAGAAACCATACAAATGTGATGTATGTGGAAAAGGCTATAAAAAGTCATCAACGCTCCAGCGCCACCAGAACTCCCATTGTACAGAGAAGCCTCTCAAATGCTCTTTGTGTGGCCGCCGATTTCAATCGTCGTCTGATTTTGTCCAACATCACTGTGATCCAGCTCGTGAGAAACCAATGAAGTGCTCGGACTGTGAACGGAGGTTTAAATATTCATCGGAGCTTCAGCGGCATAGACGGGTCCATACCGGAGAAAAGCCCTTTAAGTGCCCTACCTGCGACAAGGCATTCAAGCAGCGGGAACACCTGGCCAAACATGGCATTGTGCATTCACGAGAGGCCCAGTTTAAGTGTGTCTGGTGTGGAGAATGCTTTGGGGAGCTCGGAGCCCTGCAGGAGCACACAGTTCAACACACTGCCGAAGGAGGGGGGTATCCAGTTGACCCCTGTGTACAGTAA